The Halobaculum magnesiiphilum genome contains the following window.
ATCGAGCGCGTCGGGGGTGAGTTCCGTGGGTGAAGCGCCCGAGCCGTCCGAGCGGTCCGAGCCGGCGGACCCGTCAGAGCCGCGCGAGCGGTCCGATCCGGCGGTTCGACTGGAGAACCTCCGGGTCGAATACGGGTCGACCACCGCGCTCGACGGCATCGATCTGGCGGTCGACGAGGGGGAGTTCTTCACGCTCGTCGGCCCCTCGGGATGCGGCAAAACCACCACACTGCGGTGTCTCGCGGGGTTCGAGGAGCCGACCGCCGGGTCGGTTCACATCGGCGGCGAGTCGATGGCGGGGGTTCCACCCGAAGCGAGGGGGGTCGGCGTCGTGTTCCAGAGCTACGCGCTGTTCCCCCACATGACCGTCGGCGAGAACGTCGCCTACGGCCTCCGCTTCTCGGGGGCGCCGGAGGGGACGACGACGGACGAGCGCGTGACGGAGCTGCTGGAGCTAGTCGATCTGTCGGGGTTCGCCGACCGCGACCCCGACACCCTCTCGGGGGGACAACAGCAGCGCGTGGCGCTGGCGCGGGCGCTGGCGCCCGAGCCGCGGCTGCTCCTGCTCGACGAGCCGATGTCGGCGCTGGACGCCCGCCTGCGCGAGCGGCTCCGGGTGCAGGTGCGGGCGATCCAGCGCGAACTCGACATCACGACGGTGTACGTCACCCACGACCAGGAGGAGGCGCTGTCGGTCTCCGACCGCGTCGCCGTGATCGACGACGGCGGGATCGAACAGATCGGCCCGCCCCGCGAGCTGTACGACGCGCCGGCGACGCGGTTCGTCGCGGAGTTCCTCGGCGACAACAACGTGTTCGCGGGGTCGGTCGGCGCGGCCGGCGGCGACCGCGCCCGCGACGCGGCGGCCGCCCGGGGGGACGGCGGCGACGGCTCCCTCCGCCTCCGCGTCGACGAGGGCGGGACGCTTCCGCTCCCGGCCGACGCCGTGGACGATGCCCGCGACGGCGACCGCCTCGTCGTCTGCGTACGTCCCGAACGGATCCGGGTCCGTGGCCAGCGCAACGACGACGACCGCGCCCGTGACGACGACCGCGGCCACGACAGCGACCGCAACGACCCCGAACCGGCGGCCGGCGGGGCACCGGACGGGGCGACCGATGCCGACACATGGCTGTCGGCGACCGTCGACGGGACCGAGTTCCTCGGGGACGCGACGCGGCTCCACTGCGACTGGGACGGGGGCGACGTGACCGCCCGGACCGACGGCCGGCGGTCGTTCGGGGTCGGCGAGGCGGTGACGCTGGGTGTCGACCCCGAGGACGTGCGCGTGGTCGAGCGGGAGTGACCGGACGGGCATCGGCCGATCAGTCCGCCCGTCACGACGGCAGCGACTCACGTGGTTTTTCGGGGGTCCCGGAGTCACGGGTTCCCATGAGCGAGACCCACGCGAGCGACGACGGGTGGGACAGGTCGATACGGGACCTGCTGCTCGTCTGGTTGGTCACGGTCGTCTCGGCGGGCTTCCTGTTGCTCGCCGGCGTGCTCGAACCGCTCATGGTGCTGATCGTCGGCGGGAGCCTCCTCGGCGGGGTGTCGATCCTGCTGGGCCGCGGGCCGCTCACCGTCGACGAGTCGACCCTGGTAGCCGACGAGGACGGTCCCGATACTGGGAGCGGTAACGACGAGGGGAACGGTTCGTCCGACAAGTGAGTCGGCTGCGAC
Protein-coding sequences here:
- a CDS encoding ABC transporter ATP-binding protein — translated: MGEAPEPSERSEPADPSEPRERSDPAVRLENLRVEYGSTTALDGIDLAVDEGEFFTLVGPSGCGKTTTLRCLAGFEEPTAGSVHIGGESMAGVPPEARGVGVVFQSYALFPHMTVGENVAYGLRFSGAPEGTTTDERVTELLELVDLSGFADRDPDTLSGGQQQRVALARALAPEPRLLLLDEPMSALDARLRERLRVQVRAIQRELDITTVYVTHDQEEALSVSDRVAVIDDGGIEQIGPPRELYDAPATRFVAEFLGDNNVFAGSVGAAGGDRARDAAAARGDGGDGSLRLRVDEGGTLPLPADAVDDARDGDRLVVCVRPERIRVRGQRNDDDRARDDDRGHDSDRNDPEPAAGGAPDGATDADTWLSATVDGTEFLGDATRLHCDWDGGDVTARTDGRRSFGVGEAVTLGVDPEDVRVVERE